A DNA window from Streptomyces sp. CA-278952 contains the following coding sequences:
- a CDS encoding glycosyltransferase family 2 protein: MHSVHLAVLMTSHDRRTRTLSALRALEEQRGLPAGTTLGVHLVDTGSTDGTPEAVRLRHPAVEVMSVGADTPYNLALRIASRNSRSGGGGGGPLGGAPGGPTHAWTHQLWLDGGVALFPDALAKLLRTAGAAGPGAVVVGAVRNAYGDTVYSGRRGRSLTLVEPGEHRPVPCDTYDGRVVLVPRAVYDLVGDPDKAFRHRMGDYDHGCRARRAGVNALVAPGHAGECGGGPGAPGSREPGIGVREALRRVTSVQELPPRPWCVYCLRHTWPWAPYLMLAPYARTAARAALGRLRG, translated from the coding sequence GTGCACTCCGTTCACCTGGCCGTGCTGATGACGAGTCACGACCGCCGTACGCGAACGCTTTCCGCGCTGCGCGCCCTGGAGGAGCAACGCGGGCTCCCCGCCGGAACGACGCTCGGCGTGCACCTCGTGGACACCGGCAGCACCGACGGTACGCCGGAGGCGGTCCGGCTGCGGCATCCGGCGGTGGAGGTCATGTCGGTGGGCGCGGACACGCCCTACAACCTGGCGCTGCGCATCGCGAGCCGCAACAGTCGCAGCGGCGGCGGGGGCGGCGGTCCGCTCGGCGGCGCGCCCGGCGGACCGACCCACGCGTGGACGCATCAGCTCTGGCTCGACGGCGGGGTCGCACTCTTCCCGGACGCCCTCGCGAAGCTGCTGCGGACGGCCGGGGCGGCCGGGCCCGGGGCCGTCGTCGTGGGCGCGGTGCGGAACGCGTACGGGGACACGGTGTACTCCGGCCGGCGGGGCCGTTCCCTGACCCTCGTCGAGCCCGGCGAGCACCGGCCCGTGCCCTGCGACACGTACGACGGGCGCGTGGTCCTGGTGCCCCGTGCCGTGTACGACCTCGTCGGGGACCCCGACAAGGCTTTCCGCCACCGGATGGGCGATTACGACCACGGCTGCCGGGCTCGGCGGGCCGGGGTGAACGCTCTCGTCGCCCCGGGGCATGCCGGTGAGTGCGGGGGCGGCCCTGGCGCTCCGGGATCCCGGGAGCCGGGGATCGGCGTCCGGGAGGCGCTGCGCCGCGTGACCTCCGTACAGGAGCTGCCGCCCCGCCCATGGTGCGTGTACTGCCTGCGGCACACCTGGCCCTGGGCGCCGTATCTGATGCTCGCCCCGTACGCGCGGACGGCGGCCCGCGCCGCGCTCGGCCGGCTGCGGGGGTGA
- a CDS encoding MraY family glycosyltransferase: MNVLGIIASGVAALFITVALAKVARRAALRAHAPNEPGGRAPRADALRRTGGATAVLGVGTAAGGALWLGAADDSAGSVAGLLAGAGIVAALGLVHDLKPFRAALRLPVQTAAAVLLVWLAGLSPAAGLLAVLWIVLVTNAFALLDHADGLLTTVGLVTAAGLVACAAVGGSPALALLPATLVAGLAGFLLHNWHPARLRLGASGAQFTGFALAASGALIQTAAPSGRAAWAALPVLATVALADTALVLISRRRAARSPLRDADDHIAHRLRRVRVTVPGTAVLLGLWAAVPVTTATLVYAELLHPAFLLPPLAGTVAAVFALLRIPAYAPLRPARHRTATRRTTAPTTGAAIPSAASAQRVAGPAPGKRPPGGTARTAAGHPTVPPPPTGRSAAAVAAERS, encoded by the coding sequence GTGAACGTGCTGGGGATCATCGCCTCCGGTGTGGCCGCGCTGTTCATCACGGTCGCACTCGCCAAGGTCGCCCGCCGTGCGGCGCTCCGCGCCCACGCCCCGAACGAACCGGGCGGACGTGCGCCACGGGCCGACGCGCTGCGCAGAACGGGCGGAGCGACGGCCGTGCTCGGCGTCGGCACGGCAGCCGGCGGGGCCCTGTGGCTCGGCGCGGCGGACGACTCCGCCGGCTCCGTCGCGGGGCTGCTCGCCGGGGCCGGGATCGTCGCAGCCCTGGGGCTCGTCCATGACCTGAAGCCGTTCCGGGCCGCTCTCCGCCTCCCCGTGCAGACGGCCGCCGCGGTCCTCCTCGTCTGGCTCGCCGGACTGTCACCGGCGGCGGGCCTCCTGGCCGTGCTCTGGATCGTCCTCGTCACCAACGCGTTCGCGCTGCTCGACCACGCCGACGGACTGCTGACCACCGTCGGGCTGGTCACCGCCGCCGGGCTGGTCGCGTGCGCCGCTGTCGGAGGAAGCCCCGCCCTCGCCCTCCTTCCGGCGACGCTGGTGGCGGGCCTGGCAGGCTTCCTGCTCCACAACTGGCACCCTGCCCGCCTCCGGCTCGGCGCGTCGGGTGCGCAGTTCACCGGATTCGCACTGGCCGCCTCCGGCGCGCTGATCCAGACGGCAGCCCCGTCGGGCCGAGCCGCCTGGGCCGCGCTGCCGGTCCTGGCTACGGTGGCCCTCGCCGACACCGCCCTGGTCCTGATCTCCCGCCGCCGCGCCGCGCGTTCCCCGCTGCGCGACGCGGACGACCACATCGCGCACCGCCTGCGCCGGGTCCGCGTCACCGTGCCGGGCACGGCGGTCCTCCTGGGCCTGTGGGCGGCTGTGCCGGTCACCACCGCGACACTGGTGTACGCGGAACTGCTGCACCCCGCGTTCCTCCTCCCGCCGCTGGCCGGGACCGTGGCCGCCGTCTTCGCGCTGCTGCGGATTCCGGCGTACGCACCGCTCCGCCCGGCCCGGCACCGTACCGCCACCCGGCGCACCACGGCGCCCACCACCGGCGCCGCGATCCCCTCCGCCGCCTCCGCGCAGCGTGTCGCGGGCCCGGCTCCCGGGAAGAGGCCGCCTGGCGGCACCGCCAGGACCGCCGCGGGGCACCCCACCGTGCCGCCCCCGCCCACCGGCCGGTCCGCCGCCGCGGTGGCCGCTGAGCGAAGCTGA
- the ddaH gene encoding dimethylargininase translates to MRTARARHYLMCRPTYFDVVYSINPWMDPTKPVDTPLAIAQWERLREVYLHLGHTVDTIDPVPGLPDMVFAANGATVIDGRALVARFRDAERIAEGPAYHGWLRDNGYPEPRTAAFVNEGEGDYLLAGDWLLAGTGFRSDPRSHDEAQEYFGRPVIGLTLVDPDYYHLDTALTVLDEKTIAYYPAAFSPGSLAVLRRLFPDALLASAADASAFGLNATSDGYNVVLPQNATDLAGQLRERGFRPVGVDLSELLKAGGSVKCCTLELRRDA, encoded by the coding sequence ATGCGTACCGCACGTGCCCGGCACTACCTCATGTGCCGGCCCACCTACTTCGACGTGGTCTACTCCATCAACCCGTGGATGGACCCGACGAAGCCTGTCGACACTCCGCTGGCCATCGCCCAGTGGGAGCGACTGCGCGAGGTCTACCTGCACCTCGGACACACCGTCGACACGATCGACCCCGTCCCCGGCCTTCCCGACATGGTCTTCGCGGCCAACGGCGCGACCGTCATCGACGGGCGGGCCCTCGTGGCCCGGTTCCGCGACGCCGAGCGCATCGCCGAGGGCCCGGCCTACCACGGCTGGCTGCGCGACAACGGATACCCGGAACCGCGCACGGCCGCGTTCGTCAACGAGGGGGAGGGCGACTACCTCCTGGCCGGCGACTGGCTGCTGGCGGGCACCGGGTTCCGCAGCGACCCCCGCTCCCACGACGAGGCGCAGGAGTACTTCGGCCGCCCGGTGATCGGGCTGACTCTCGTCGACCCCGACTACTACCACCTGGACACCGCCCTCACCGTGCTCGACGAGAAAACGATCGCCTACTATCCGGCGGCCTTCTCCCCCGGCAGCCTGGCCGTACTGCGGCGGCTCTTCCCGGACGCCCTCCTCGCCTCCGCCGCCGACGCCTCCGCGTTCGGGCTGAACGCGACGTCGGACGGGTACAACGTGGTCCTGCCGCAGAACGCGACGGATCTGGCCGGACAGCTGCGCGAGCGCGGGTTCCGCCCGGTCGGCGTGGACCTGTCGGAACTCCTCAAGGCCGGCGGCAGCGTGAAGTGCTGCACCCTGGAACTGCGCCGGGACGCCTGA